A DNA window from Clostridia bacterium contains the following coding sequences:
- the cimA gene encoding citramalate synthase, protein MVRIGDLNCYKKIYTYDSTLRDGAQGEGISFTVSDKLNLTRKLDELGINFIEAGNPGSNPKDMEYFEKVKRMKLKNSRLVAFGSTRRANIEVCEDNNVMALLKAETSIVAIFGKSWDFQVENIIKTDLDENLKMIRDTIGFMKEKGKEVVFDAEHFFDGYQSNPEYALCTLMAAQAAGADWLVLCDTNGGCFPSEISTIVKRVSETLKVPIGIHTHNDCGMAVANSIMAVQSGAVQVQGTINGYGERCGNANLCTIIPNLQLKRKYQLIDDYNMGGLTRLSRFVSEAANKGHNEYEPYVGNNAFAHKGGMHIDAVLKNPISYEHVSPELVGNERRLLMSEVSGRSTIIKKIQKYAPELSKESPEVKEIIERLKRLENEGYQFEGAESSFELMIKRALGKENEFFKVMDFKVWCDNKTNSLNSAGAVIKVEVNGAEEITTAEGDGPVNAIDKALRRALELFYPQLKGIRLSDYKVRVLDTTQATAAKVRVHIESTDGEIIWGTVGVSSNIIEASCFALVDSIEYFLGEYVKKEAQIYGNDYDSKDTGSTCRVG, encoded by the coding sequence ATGGTGAGAATTGGGGATTTGAATTGCTATAAGAAAATCTATACCTATGATTCTACTCTAAGGGATGGAGCACAGGGTGAGGGTATATCCTTCACTGTGAGTGACAAGCTGAATTTGACCAGGAAGCTTGATGAGCTCGGAATCAACTTCATAGAAGCAGGCAACCCGGGGTCAAACCCAAAAGACATGGAGTACTTTGAAAAAGTCAAAAGGATGAAGCTCAAGAATTCGAGATTAGTTGCCTTTGGCAGTACCAGAAGAGCAAACATAGAGGTTTGTGAGGATAATAATGTAATGGCGCTGCTAAAAGCAGAAACATCTATCGTAGCAATATTCGGAAAAAGCTGGGACTTCCAAGTTGAAAATATTATAAAGACGGATCTTGATGAGAACCTGAAGATGATAAGAGATACCATAGGATTTATGAAAGAAAAGGGAAAAGAGGTGGTTTTCGATGCTGAACACTTCTTTGACGGTTACCAATCCAATCCCGAATATGCGCTCTGCACACTGATGGCAGCCCAAGCTGCAGGTGCCGACTGGTTGGTATTGTGTGATACCAACGGAGGCTGCTTTCCGAGTGAAATAAGCACTATTGTTAAAAGAGTATCGGAAACCTTAAAAGTTCCTATAGGAATCCACACTCATAACGACTGCGGAATGGCTGTAGCAAACAGTATAATGGCAGTACAAAGTGGAGCAGTACAGGTGCAGGGTACTATTAACGGGTATGGTGAGCGTTGCGGCAACGCAAACTTATGCACCATAATCCCAAACCTCCAATTAAAAAGAAAATACCAACTGATTGATGATTATAATATGGGAGGGCTTACTAGATTGTCCCGTTTTGTGAGCGAAGCTGCAAACAAAGGTCACAATGAGTATGAGCCGTATGTGGGAAACAATGCCTTTGCCCATAAGGGCGGCATGCATATAGATGCTGTTTTGAAGAATCCAATCTCATACGAACATGTTTCACCGGAGCTGGTAGGAAACGAGAGAAGGCTTCTGATGTCCGAGGTATCAGGGAGAAGCACTATAATTAAAAAAATTCAGAAGTATGCTCCAGAGCTTTCCAAGGAATCCCCGGAGGTGAAAGAAATAATTGAAAGGTTAAAAAGGTTGGAGAATGAGGGATATCAATTCGAGGGTGCCGAAAGCTCTTTTGAGCTCATGATAAAGAGAGCTCTGGGTAAGGAAAACGAGTTTTTCAAGGTTATGGACTTTAAGGTCTGGTGTGACAATAAGACGAATTCATTAAACAGCGCGGGAGCAGTAATTAAGGTGGAGGTAAACGGGGCTGAAGAGATAACGACGGCAGAAGGCGACGGGCCGGTAAACGCCATTGACAAGGCACTGAGAAGAGCATTGGAGCTTTTCTATCCGCAGCTGAAAGGGATTAGGCTTTCGGACTACAAGGTTCGTGTGCTTGATACCACGCAAGCTACAGCCGCAAAAGTGAGAGTCCATATCGAATCTACAGATGGAGAAATCATTTGGGGAACAGTAGGAGTTTCTTCAAATATTATAGAAGCAAGCTGTTTTGCATTGGTTGATTCAATAGAATATTTCCTTGGGGAATATGTAAAAAAGGAGGCGCAGATTTATGGGAATGACTATGACTCAAAAGATACTGGCAGCACATGCAGGGTTGGATAA
- the ilvC gene encoding ketol-acid reductoisomerase, translated as MSNAKMYYEKDSNLEVFKGKKVAVIGYGSQGHAHALNLKESGVDVCVGLYKGSKSWESAEKEGLEVLEAAEAAKKADFIMVLVPDEKQAKLYKEALEPNLTEGKSLIFAHGFNIHYGQIAPPKNVDVFMIAPKGPGHTVRSQFKEGKGVPCLIAVHQDHTGNAKSHALAYAKGIGGTRAGVLETTFKEETETDLFGEQAVLCGGVTELMKAGFETLVEAGYQPESAYFECLHEMKLIVDLINQGGLSYMRYSISDTAEYGDYVTGKRIITGETRTEMKNILSEIQDGTFAKNWILENQANRPSYNAMRKREQEHQIETVGKELRKMMSWIEKK; from the coding sequence ATGTCAAATGCAAAGATGTACTACGAAAAGGACTCTAATCTAGAGGTGTTTAAGGGGAAAAAGGTTGCTGTTATAGGCTACGGCAGCCAGGGTCATGCACATGCATTGAACCTCAAGGAAAGCGGGGTTGATGTATGTGTCGGACTGTATAAGGGGAGCAAGTCCTGGGAAAGTGCAGAGAAGGAAGGCCTGGAAGTACTTGAAGCAGCGGAGGCCGCTAAGAAGGCAGATTTTATAATGGTTCTGGTGCCTGATGAAAAGCAGGCTAAGCTCTATAAAGAAGCTTTGGAACCCAATCTGACAGAAGGAAAATCATTAATTTTTGCCCACGGGTTCAATATCCATTATGGACAGATAGCACCCCCGAAAAACGTTGATGTATTTATGATAGCACCTAAGGGACCAGGACACACCGTAAGAAGTCAGTTCAAGGAAGGAAAAGGCGTACCATGTCTAATAGCAGTACATCAGGACCATACAGGCAATGCAAAGTCTCATGCGCTGGCTTATGCAAAGGGTATCGGAGGTACAAGGGCAGGAGTGCTGGAGACGACCTTCAAGGAGGAAACCGAAACTGACCTCTTTGGTGAACAGGCGGTACTTTGCGGGGGTGTAACCGAACTTATGAAGGCAGGCTTTGAGACATTGGTAGAGGCAGGCTATCAGCCGGAAAGCGCATATTTCGAATGCTTGCATGAGATGAAGCTTATTGTTGACTTGATAAATCAAGGCGGTCTGAGCTACATGAGGTATTCGATAAGCGACACTGCTGAATATGGCGATTATGTAACCGGTAAAAGGATAATAACTGGAGAAACAAGGACGGAAATGAAAAATATTTTATCGGAAATCCAGGATGGTACTTTTGCAAAGAATTGGATATTGGAAAATCAGGCTAACAGGCCTTCTTACAATGCTATGAGGAAAAGGGAGCAGGAACACCAGATAGAGACAGTAGGAAAGGAACTAAGAAAGATGATGTCGTGGATTGAGAAGAAATGA
- a CDS encoding pseudouridine-5'-phosphate glycosidase, which yields MNHFIDYLDINKEVLDGLRYYDPIVALESTIISHGMPYPENIDTALALEKIIRDNGAIPATMGIINGRIKVGLTREEMEFLASSKNIIKTSRRDIPFVVGMGLSGGTTVSATMIFAQYAGIRVFATGGMGGVHRGADKSFDISADLTELSYTNVAVVCAGVKAILDIGLTLEQLETLGVPVIGYGTDDFPAFYTRKSGFKVPMRVNNPQDCAKVLKTKWNLKLDGGVIIANPIPEQYEAQREDIDKAIEIALLEADKNGIKGKEVTPYLLDKIKDITSGKSLEANMALVKNNALVAAQIAVEYSKLDNE from the coding sequence ATGAATCACTTTATCGACTATCTTGATATAAACAAAGAAGTACTTGATGGACTCCGATATTACGACCCTATTGTTGCTCTTGAATCAACCATAATTTCCCACGGCATGCCCTATCCGGAGAATATTGATACCGCCCTGGCTCTGGAAAAAATTATCCGTGACAATGGTGCCATACCGGCTACCATGGGGATTATCAATGGACGTATAAAAGTAGGACTCACTCGTGAAGAAATGGAGTTTCTGGCATCTTCGAAGAATATTATCAAGACCAGCAGACGTGATATTCCTTTTGTAGTAGGCATGGGTCTTTCAGGAGGCACAACAGTTTCAGCAACTATGATTTTTGCCCAGTATGCAGGCATCCGTGTCTTTGCCACAGGAGGAATGGGCGGAGTTCATCGGGGTGCAGATAAAAGCTTTGACATATCAGCAGACCTTACCGAACTTTCATATACAAATGTTGCTGTGGTTTGTGCCGGTGTGAAAGCAATACTTGATATAGGCCTCACTCTTGAGCAGCTTGAGACACTGGGTGTTCCGGTTATAGGCTATGGTACGGATGATTTCCCAGCCTTCTATACCAGGAAAAGTGGCTTTAAGGTTCCAATGAGAGTAAATAACCCTCAGGATTGTGCAAAAGTGCTAAAGACCAAGTGGAATTTAAAGCTGGATGGCGGCGTAATAATAGCCAACCCAATTCCTGAGCAGTATGAGGCACAGCGGGAAGATATAGACAAAGCAATAGAAATAGCTCTATTAGAAGCAGATAAGAATGGTATAAAGGGTAAAGAAGTTACGCCCTACCTTCTTGACAAGATCAAGGATATAACTTCCGGAAAAAGTCTTGAGGCAAATATGGCTCTGGTTAAGAACAATGCTTTGGTCGCTGCTCAGATAGCAGTTGAATACAGCAAGCTGGATAATGAATAA
- the mtnA gene encoding S-methyl-5-thioribose-1-phosphate isomerase has product MKKVMEALRSVKWEDNALVILDQTKLPGVTEFIKLEKAEDVWDAIFHLKVRGAPAIGIAAAYGLCVAMRDNAANSSEEFLLALKKNSEYLATSRPTAVNLFWALKRMERIAGANKDRTVEELKDILLREAHEIRDEDERMCRAIGENALTLFHDGMTVLTHCNAGGLATAMFGTALAPIYLAKEKGWNIKVFADETRPLLQGARLTTWELLQAGVDVTLICDNMAAVVMSKGLIDAVIVGCDRVAANGDTANKIGTYGLAVLAKAHNIPFYIAGPTSTIDMDTPSGKEIPIEERKADEITCGMGRRTAPEGVKTYNPAFDVTPNELITAIITEKGVISQPYSEGLKRLFEE; this is encoded by the coding sequence ATGAAAAAGGTTATGGAAGCTTTAAGGTCTGTTAAATGGGAGGATAATGCATTGGTTATACTGGATCAGACTAAGCTGCCCGGTGTAACTGAGTTTATAAAACTTGAAAAGGCAGAGGATGTGTGGGATGCTATATTCCACTTGAAGGTAAGGGGAGCACCTGCAATTGGAATTGCTGCAGCTTACGGGTTGTGTGTGGCAATGAGGGATAATGCAGCTAATAGCTCTGAGGAATTCTTGCTTGCATTAAAAAAGAATTCCGAATATCTGGCTACATCCAGACCTACAGCGGTGAACCTTTTTTGGGCGCTAAAAAGGATGGAGAGAATCGCTGGTGCTAATAAGGACAGGACTGTAGAGGAGCTGAAGGATATCCTTCTAAGGGAAGCCCATGAAATAAGGGATGAGGATGAAAGAATGTGCAGAGCTATTGGAGAGAATGCACTGACCCTATTCCATGATGGAATGACTGTGCTGACCCACTGCAATGCAGGAGGCTTGGCAACAGCAATGTTTGGAACCGCATTGGCACCTATTTATCTTGCTAAGGAAAAGGGTTGGAATATAAAGGTCTTTGCCGATGAGACAAGACCTCTGCTGCAAGGTGCAAGGCTTACTACCTGGGAGCTCCTTCAGGCTGGCGTGGATGTTACGCTTATTTGCGACAACATGGCGGCCGTGGTTATGTCGAAGGGCTTAATAGATGCAGTAATTGTAGGGTGTGACAGAGTTGCAGCCAACGGTGACACAGCCAATAAAATAGGTACATATGGACTGGCAGTGCTTGCAAAGGCGCATAATATACCCTTTTATATAGCAGGACCTACTTCAACCATTGATATGGATACTCCCAGCGGAAAAGAAATTCCCATAGAGGAGAGAAAAGCCGACGAGATTACCTGTGGTATGGGCAGGAGGACAGCTCCAGAGGGGGTTAAGACCTACAATCCGGCATTTGATGTAACTCCAAATGAGCTTATAACTGCCATAATAACTGAGAAAGGCGTTATAAGTCAGCCATACAGTGAAGGCTTGAAGAGATTGTTTGAAGAATAA
- a CDS encoding carbohydrate kinase family protein — MDGYIVVAGGINVDIKGKSFDRMDIGSSSPGAIEISPGGVGRNIAHNLALLNVPVKLLSAVGSDAQGAKVLQETAGCGVNVDYVLHADDSLTGTYIALLDNMGEMSAALSDMQILGKLDVDYFKTRLEIMKKASFIICDANLPVPSIEFIISAANSCFIPVCLEPVSVRKALKLKNCLKGINFITPSLDELSALTGMDVQTNKAELLAAQLIKSGVQNVITTLGKEGLCYTNSEGNKLYQSLPTIVTDVTSAGDSLTAGFFYGLMKYGDIDKALLCGLAAAAITVSSIETVSPNLSESNISKLIAQCGLHHML, encoded by the coding sequence TTGGACGGATATATAGTGGTTGCCGGTGGAATAAATGTGGATATCAAAGGCAAATCCTTTGATAGAATGGATATAGGCAGCTCCAGTCCCGGAGCTATAGAAATCAGCCCAGGGGGAGTGGGTAGGAATATTGCTCACAACTTGGCGCTCCTGAATGTGCCAGTCAAGCTGTTGAGCGCTGTAGGCTCTGACGCACAAGGTGCGAAAGTACTTCAGGAAACCGCAGGCTGCGGCGTCAATGTCGACTATGTGCTTCACGCAGATGACAGCCTTACAGGAACCTATATTGCTTTACTGGACAATATGGGTGAAATGTCAGCAGCATTATCCGACATGCAGATATTGGGGAAGCTTGATGTTGATTATTTCAAGACAAGACTTGAAATAATGAAAAAAGCGTCCTTTATTATTTGTGATGCCAACCTTCCTGTCCCATCCATAGAATTCATAATATCAGCAGCAAATTCCTGCTTTATACCTGTATGTCTTGAACCTGTCTCTGTAAGAAAAGCACTGAAGCTCAAGAATTGCCTGAAAGGAATAAACTTCATCACCCCTAGTCTTGATGAGCTGAGCGCGTTGACTGGCATGGACGTACAAACCAATAAAGCTGAGCTTTTGGCTGCTCAGCTTATAAAATCTGGTGTTCAAAATGTTATAACTACTTTGGGAAAAGAAGGCTTATGCTACACAAATTCTGAAGGAAATAAATTATACCAAAGCCTGCCTACGATTGTGACTGACGTAACCAGTGCCGGAGATTCTCTGACAGCCGGCTTCTTCTATGGCCTTATGAAGTATGGAGATATAGACAAAGCCTTGCTGTGCGGATTGGCAGCCGCAGCCATAACTGTAAGCTCAATAGAAACTGTTAGCCCCAACCTGTCTGAAAGTAATATCAGTAAATTAATTGCGCAGTGCGGCCTCCACCACATGCTTTAA
- a CDS encoding bifunctional 5,10-methylenetetrahydrofolate dehydrogenase/5,10-methenyltetrahydrofolate cyclohydrolase, translating to MAVLDCKETAKSIKAELAQAVQALIDKGSNPKLGIIRVGSRTEDISYERGIMRSCEGLGIGCEVMELPEDISSENFMERLEAANKDESIHGILVFRPLPAHIDEDKASSIINPAKDIDCMSPYNAAKVFEGDISGFEPCTPAAVMEIIKYFGINLQGENVAVIGRSMVVGKPLSMMLLKENATVTICHSRTKDIKSVVSRADIVVAALGKARAIGADYIKPGAIVIDVGVNAAPEGGICGDVDFDKVKDIAGKITPVPGGVGAVTTLVLLKHVVEAALRN from the coding sequence ATGGCTGTTTTAGATTGCAAGGAAACCGCCAAAAGCATTAAGGCGGAATTGGCACAGGCGGTGCAGGCCCTTATTGATAAAGGCTCAAACCCGAAGCTTGGGATAATCAGAGTAGGAAGCAGAACTGAGGATATTTCCTATGAGCGTGGTATAATGAGGAGCTGCGAAGGGTTAGGCATAGGCTGTGAAGTGATGGAACTTCCTGAGGACATAAGCAGTGAGAACTTCATGGAAAGGCTGGAGGCGGCGAACAAGGATGAGAGTATACATGGCATTCTCGTATTCAGACCTTTGCCTGCTCATATAGATGAGGATAAGGCCAGCAGTATTATAAATCCGGCAAAGGATATAGACTGTATGAGTCCTTACAATGCGGCCAAGGTATTTGAAGGAGACATCTCTGGTTTTGAACCCTGCACCCCGGCGGCAGTTATGGAAATCATAAAATACTTCGGAATAAACCTGCAAGGGGAAAATGTAGCTGTCATAGGCAGAAGTATGGTGGTAGGAAAGCCTCTGAGCATGATGCTGCTTAAGGAGAACGCCACGGTGACCATATGCCATTCAAGGACAAAGGACATAAAGAGTGTTGTATCACGTGCAGATATTGTAGTAGCTGCCCTTGGAAAAGCCAGAGCAATAGGGGCAGATTATATTAAGCCGGGTGCCATTGTGATAGACGTAGGCGTCAATGCTGCACCGGAAGGCGGAATCTGCGGTGATGTTGATTTTGACAAGGTTAAGGATATTGCAGGGAAGATAACACCTGTGCCAGGAGGAGTAGGAGCTGTAACCACTCTGGTGCTGTTAAAGCATGTGGTGGAGGCCGCACTGCGCAATTAA
- the panB gene encoding 3-methyl-2-oxobutanoate hydroxymethyltransferase, translated as MAKKKSVLDFYKMKKEGEVAAWVTAYDFPTASFAEQAGMDMILVGDSLGMVVLGYEGTIPVTMEDCISHCQAVKRGAPATWVIGDMPFGSYQVSDEQAVVNAVRFLKEGGVDCIKLEGGVRVKSRIRAITDAGIVVMGHIGLTPQSSGQFGGYKAQGRTLDSARNLIKDALAVQEAGAYAILVEAVPPEVTAFLTKLLTIPVYSIGAGLCDGQLIISGDMLGKFQAFTPKFVKKYAKVAEVETNAFKEYIKDVKERQFPAEEHVYHVIDSMEDFEKLFKEFK; from the coding sequence ATGGCAAAGAAGAAAAGTGTATTGGACTTCTACAAGATGAAGAAGGAAGGGGAAGTTGCTGCATGGGTTACAGCCTATGATTTTCCTACAGCTTCCTTTGCTGAACAGGCAGGCATGGACATGATATTGGTTGGAGACTCCTTGGGTATGGTGGTACTTGGATATGAAGGCACGATACCTGTTACCATGGAAGACTGCATCTCCCACTGTCAGGCGGTAAAAAGAGGGGCACCCGCTACTTGGGTTATAGGTGATATGCCCTTCGGCTCTTATCAGGTATCTGATGAGCAGGCAGTGGTTAACGCAGTCAGATTCCTTAAGGAAGGTGGAGTAGACTGTATAAAGCTCGAAGGCGGAGTGAGAGTAAAGAGCAGGATAAGGGCAATAACTGATGCGGGAATAGTGGTGATGGGACATATCGGCTTGACTCCTCAAAGCTCGGGACAGTTTGGAGGATATAAAGCTCAAGGCAGAACACTGGACAGCGCAAGGAATTTGATAAAGGATGCTCTTGCTGTACAGGAAGCGGGGGCTTACGCAATACTTGTAGAGGCTGTTCCACCGGAAGTTACAGCATTTCTGACCAAGCTGCTTACTATTCCTGTTTACTCGATAGGTGCCGGCTTATGTGACGGACAGCTCATCATAAGCGGAGATATGCTTGGCAAATTCCAAGCGTTTACTCCTAAGTTTGTAAAGAAATATGCCAAGGTAGCAGAAGTCGAGACAAACGCTTTCAAAGAGTACATAAAGGACGTAAAGGAAAGGCAGTTCCCTGCTGAAGAGCATGTATATCATGTAATAGACAGCATGGAGGACTTTGAGAAGCTTTTCAAGGAGTTCAAATAA